One genomic region from Geotrypetes seraphini chromosome 13, aGeoSer1.1, whole genome shotgun sequence encodes:
- the MLX gene encoding max-like protein X isoform X2, with protein sequence MTEASVSPEDSWSKIETVYSDNGVEPNDEDSDYQQETYKESYKDRRRRAHTQAEQKRRDAIKKGYDDLQAIVPTCLQQDFSIGSQKLSKAIVLQKTIDYIQFLHKEKKKQEEEVSTLRKDVMALKIMKSNYEQIVKAHQNNPHEGKDQVCDQVKFSVFQSIMDSLFQSFNASISVTSFQELSACVFSWIEEQCKPQALREIVIGILHQLKNQIY encoded by the exons ATGACGGAGGCGAGCGTGTCCCCCGAAGATTCCTGGAGCAAA ATTGAGACTGTGTACAGCGACAATGGAGTTGAACCAA ATGATGAAGATAGTGATTATCAGCAGGAAACCTACAAGGAATCCTATAAGGACCGCCGGAGGCGAGCCCACACACAGGCAGAGCAGAAGAGAAGGGATGCAATTAAG AAAGGTTATGATGATTTGCAAGCAATTGTACCTACATGCCTTCAACAAGACTTCTCAATAGGATCTCAGAAACTTAGCAAAGCCATTGTTTTGCAGAAAA CCATTGACTACATTCAGTTCCTGCATAAAGAGAAGAAGAAACAAGAAGAGGAAGTTTCTACTCTCAGGAAAGATGTCATGGCACTAAAGATCATGAAATC GAACTATGAGCAGATTGTAAAGGCTCATCAAAACAACCCCCATGAGGGAAAGGATCAGGTGTGTGATCAGGTGAAGTTCAGTGTTTTCCAAAGCATCATGGATTCCTTGTTTCAATCATTCAATGCCTCCATCTCAGTGACAAGTTTTCAGGAGCTTTCAGCTTGCGTCTTCAGCTGGATCGAAGAACAGTGCAAACCACAG
- the MLX gene encoding max-like protein X isoform X1: protein MTEASVSPEDSWSKIETVYSDNGVEPTLFMDRKGSIVTRANSIGSTSASSVPNTDDEDSDYQQETYKESYKDRRRRAHTQAEQKRRDAIKKGYDDLQAIVPTCLQQDFSIGSQKLSKAIVLQKTIDYIQFLHKEKKKQEEEVSTLRKDVMALKIMKSNYEQIVKAHQNNPHEGKDQVCDQVKFSVFQSIMDSLFQSFNASISVTSFQELSACVFSWIEEQCKPQALREIVIGILHQLKNQIY, encoded by the exons ATGACGGAGGCGAGCGTGTCCCCCGAAGATTCCTGGAGCAAA ATTGAGACTGTGTACAGCGACAATGGAGTTGAACCAA CACTCTTTATGGACAGGAAAGGAAGCATAGTAACAAGAGCAAACAGTATTGGGTCAACGAGTGCCTCTTCTGTGCCAAATACAG ATGATGAAGATAGTGATTATCAGCAGGAAACCTACAAGGAATCCTATAAGGACCGCCGGAGGCGAGCCCACACACAGGCAGAGCAGAAGAGAAGGGATGCAATTAAG AAAGGTTATGATGATTTGCAAGCAATTGTACCTACATGCCTTCAACAAGACTTCTCAATAGGATCTCAGAAACTTAGCAAAGCCATTGTTTTGCAGAAAA CCATTGACTACATTCAGTTCCTGCATAAAGAGAAGAAGAAACAAGAAGAGGAAGTTTCTACTCTCAGGAAAGATGTCATGGCACTAAAGATCATGAAATC GAACTATGAGCAGATTGTAAAGGCTCATCAAAACAACCCCCATGAGGGAAAGGATCAGGTGTGTGATCAGGTGAAGTTCAGTGTTTTCCAAAGCATCATGGATTCCTTGTTTCAATCATTCAATGCCTCCATCTCAGTGACAAGTTTTCAGGAGCTTTCAGCTTGCGTCTTCAGCTGGATCGAAGAACAGTGCAAACCACAG
- the MLX gene encoding max-like protein X isoform X3 gives MDRKGSIVTRANSIGSTSASSVPNTDDEDSDYQQETYKESYKDRRRRAHTQAEQKRRDAIKKGYDDLQAIVPTCLQQDFSIGSQKLSKAIVLQKTIDYIQFLHKEKKKQEEEVSTLRKDVMALKIMKSNYEQIVKAHQNNPHEGKDQVCDQVKFSVFQSIMDSLFQSFNASISVTSFQELSACVFSWIEEQCKPQALREIVIGILHQLKNQIY, from the exons ATGGACAGGAAAGGAAGCATAGTAACAAGAGCAAACAGTATTGGGTCAACGAGTGCCTCTTCTGTGCCAAATACAG ATGATGAAGATAGTGATTATCAGCAGGAAACCTACAAGGAATCCTATAAGGACCGCCGGAGGCGAGCCCACACACAGGCAGAGCAGAAGAGAAGGGATGCAATTAAG AAAGGTTATGATGATTTGCAAGCAATTGTACCTACATGCCTTCAACAAGACTTCTCAATAGGATCTCAGAAACTTAGCAAAGCCATTGTTTTGCAGAAAA CCATTGACTACATTCAGTTCCTGCATAAAGAGAAGAAGAAACAAGAAGAGGAAGTTTCTACTCTCAGGAAAGATGTCATGGCACTAAAGATCATGAAATC GAACTATGAGCAGATTGTAAAGGCTCATCAAAACAACCCCCATGAGGGAAAGGATCAGGTGTGTGATCAGGTGAAGTTCAGTGTTTTCCAAAGCATCATGGATTCCTTGTTTCAATCATTCAATGCCTCCATCTCAGTGACAAGTTTTCAGGAGCTTTCAGCTTGCGTCTTCAGCTGGATCGAAGAACAGTGCAAACCACAG